A single Pygocentrus nattereri isolate fPygNat1 chromosome 28, fPygNat1.pri, whole genome shotgun sequence DNA region contains:
- the tpd52l2a gene encoding tpd52 like 2a isoform X1 has protein sequence MDPTNRDSMMDEARGGALPPGLTEEEALELQLELTKVDDEIQTLKQVLTAKERHAGELRRRLGISPLSEIKNNITKGWHEVQSSNAYMRTSQTLGDLNHRVTSSNLYLTASATLEDISRSDAYKKTQETFSQAGQLTSSALSTMGSAIRNRFGEMRALTYNNSPGNNYSMRHSLSMPAIRNSATFRSFEDKMSKVVGSGANGDDERPPPGNNSAF, from the exons ATGGACCCTACAAACCGCG ACTCCATGATGGATGAGGCCAGAGGTGGAGCTCTGCCACCAGGCCTGACCGAGGAGGAGGCTCTGGAGCTGCAGCTGGAGCTTACAAAG GTGGATGATGAAATTCAGACGCTGAAGCAGGTTTTGACCGCGAAAGAGAGGCATGCTGGGGAACTGAGGAGGAGACTGGGCATAAGCCCTCTTTCAGAGATAAAAAACAACATCACCAAAGGCTGGCATGAAGTCCAGTCCTCCAATGC TTATATGAGAACCTCACAGACTCTTGGGGACTTGAATCATAGAGTTACGTCATCTAACTT gtaTCTTACAGCTTCTGCCACTCTGGAGGACATTAGCCGTTCTGACGC GTATAAGAAGACTCAGGAGACTTTCTCCCAGGCTGGTCAGCTGACTTCATCAGCTTTGTCCACAATGGGCTCGGCTATCAGAAACCGATTTGGAGAAATGAG GGCTTTGACTTACAATAACTCACCTGG tAACAACTACTCCATGCGCCACTCCTTAAGTATGCCTGCTATAAG GAACTCTGCAACCTTCAGATCCTTTGAGGATAAAATG TCCAAGGTAGTCGGAAGTGGAGCAAACGGTGATGATGAACGCCCCCCGCCTGGCAACAACTCGGCCTTCTGA
- the tpd52l2a gene encoding tpd52 like 2a isoform X5 has product MDPTNRDSMMDEARGGALPPGLTEEEALELQLELTKVDDEIQTLKQVLTAKERHAGELRRRLGISPLSEIKNNITKGWHEVQSSNAYMRTSQTLGDLNHRVTSSNLYLTASATLEDISRSDAYKKTQETFSQAGQLTSSALSTMGSAIRNRFGEMRNSATFRSFEDKMSKVVGSGANGDDERPPPGNNSAF; this is encoded by the exons ATGGACCCTACAAACCGCG ACTCCATGATGGATGAGGCCAGAGGTGGAGCTCTGCCACCAGGCCTGACCGAGGAGGAGGCTCTGGAGCTGCAGCTGGAGCTTACAAAG GTGGATGATGAAATTCAGACGCTGAAGCAGGTTTTGACCGCGAAAGAGAGGCATGCTGGGGAACTGAGGAGGAGACTGGGCATAAGCCCTCTTTCAGAGATAAAAAACAACATCACCAAAGGCTGGCATGAAGTCCAGTCCTCCAATGC TTATATGAGAACCTCACAGACTCTTGGGGACTTGAATCATAGAGTTACGTCATCTAACTT gtaTCTTACAGCTTCTGCCACTCTGGAGGACATTAGCCGTTCTGACGC GTATAAGAAGACTCAGGAGACTTTCTCCCAGGCTGGTCAGCTGACTTCATCAGCTTTGTCCACAATGGGCTCGGCTATCAGAAACCGATTTGGAGAAATGAG GAACTCTGCAACCTTCAGATCCTTTGAGGATAAAATG TCCAAGGTAGTCGGAAGTGGAGCAAACGGTGATGATGAACGCCCCCCGCCTGGCAACAACTCGGCCTTCTGA
- the tpd52l2a gene encoding tpd52 like 2a isoform X6, with amino-acid sequence MDPTNRDSMMDEARGGALPPGLTEEEALELQLELTKVDDEIQTLKQVLTAKERHAGELRRRLGISPLSEIKNNITKGWHEVQSSNAYLTASATLEDISRSDAYKKTQETFSQAGQLTSSALSTMGSAIRNRFGEMRNSATFRSFEDKMSKVVGSGANGDDERPPPGNNSAF; translated from the exons ATGGACCCTACAAACCGCG ACTCCATGATGGATGAGGCCAGAGGTGGAGCTCTGCCACCAGGCCTGACCGAGGAGGAGGCTCTGGAGCTGCAGCTGGAGCTTACAAAG GTGGATGATGAAATTCAGACGCTGAAGCAGGTTTTGACCGCGAAAGAGAGGCATGCTGGGGAACTGAGGAGGAGACTGGGCATAAGCCCTCTTTCAGAGATAAAAAACAACATCACCAAAGGCTGGCATGAAGTCCAGTCCTCCAATGC gtaTCTTACAGCTTCTGCCACTCTGGAGGACATTAGCCGTTCTGACGC GTATAAGAAGACTCAGGAGACTTTCTCCCAGGCTGGTCAGCTGACTTCATCAGCTTTGTCCACAATGGGCTCGGCTATCAGAAACCGATTTGGAGAAATGAG GAACTCTGCAACCTTCAGATCCTTTGAGGATAAAATG TCCAAGGTAGTCGGAAGTGGAGCAAACGGTGATGATGAACGCCCCCCGCCTGGCAACAACTCGGCCTTCTGA
- the tpd52l2a gene encoding tpd52 like 2a isoform X2, giving the protein MMDEARGGALPPGLTEEEALELQLELTKVDDEIQTLKQVLTAKERHAGELRRRLGISPLSEIKNNITKGWHEVQSSNAYMRTSQTLGDLNHRVTSSNLYLTASATLEDISRSDAYKKTQETFSQAGQLTSSALSTMGSAIRNRFGEMRALTYNNSPGNNYSMRHSLSMPAIRNSATFRSFEDKMSKVVGSGANGDDERPPPGNNSAF; this is encoded by the exons ATGATGGATGAGGCCAGAGGTGGAGCTCTGCCACCAGGCCTGACCGAGGAGGAGGCTCTGGAGCTGCAGCTGGAGCTTACAAAG GTGGATGATGAAATTCAGACGCTGAAGCAGGTTTTGACCGCGAAAGAGAGGCATGCTGGGGAACTGAGGAGGAGACTGGGCATAAGCCCTCTTTCAGAGATAAAAAACAACATCACCAAAGGCTGGCATGAAGTCCAGTCCTCCAATGC TTATATGAGAACCTCACAGACTCTTGGGGACTTGAATCATAGAGTTACGTCATCTAACTT gtaTCTTACAGCTTCTGCCACTCTGGAGGACATTAGCCGTTCTGACGC GTATAAGAAGACTCAGGAGACTTTCTCCCAGGCTGGTCAGCTGACTTCATCAGCTTTGTCCACAATGGGCTCGGCTATCAGAAACCGATTTGGAGAAATGAG GGCTTTGACTTACAATAACTCACCTGG tAACAACTACTCCATGCGCCACTCCTTAAGTATGCCTGCTATAAG GAACTCTGCAACCTTCAGATCCTTTGAGGATAAAATG TCCAAGGTAGTCGGAAGTGGAGCAAACGGTGATGATGAACGCCCCCCGCCTGGCAACAACTCGGCCTTCTGA
- the tpd52l2a gene encoding tpd52 like 2a isoform X4: MDPTNRDSMMDEARGGALPPGLTEEEALELQLELTKVDDEIQTLKQVLTAKERHAGELRRRLGISPLSEIKNNITKGWHEVQSSNAYLTASATLEDISRSDAYKKTQETFSQAGQLTSSALSTMGSAIRNRFGEMRALTYNNSPGNNYSMRHSLSMPAIRNSATFRSFEDKMSKVVGSGANGDDERPPPGNNSAF; encoded by the exons ATGGACCCTACAAACCGCG ACTCCATGATGGATGAGGCCAGAGGTGGAGCTCTGCCACCAGGCCTGACCGAGGAGGAGGCTCTGGAGCTGCAGCTGGAGCTTACAAAG GTGGATGATGAAATTCAGACGCTGAAGCAGGTTTTGACCGCGAAAGAGAGGCATGCTGGGGAACTGAGGAGGAGACTGGGCATAAGCCCTCTTTCAGAGATAAAAAACAACATCACCAAAGGCTGGCATGAAGTCCAGTCCTCCAATGC gtaTCTTACAGCTTCTGCCACTCTGGAGGACATTAGCCGTTCTGACGC GTATAAGAAGACTCAGGAGACTTTCTCCCAGGCTGGTCAGCTGACTTCATCAGCTTTGTCCACAATGGGCTCGGCTATCAGAAACCGATTTGGAGAAATGAG GGCTTTGACTTACAATAACTCACCTGG tAACAACTACTCCATGCGCCACTCCTTAAGTATGCCTGCTATAAG GAACTCTGCAACCTTCAGATCCTTTGAGGATAAAATG TCCAAGGTAGTCGGAAGTGGAGCAAACGGTGATGATGAACGCCCCCCGCCTGGCAACAACTCGGCCTTCTGA
- the tpd52l2a gene encoding tpd52 like 2a isoform X3 has product MDPTNRDSMMDEARGGALPPGLTEEEALELQLELTKVDDEIQTLKQVLTAKERHAGELRRRLGISPLSEIKNNITKGWHEVQSSNAYMRTSQTLGDLNHRVTSSNLYLTASATLEDISRSDAYKKTQETFSQAGQLTSSALSTMGSAIRNRFGEMSNNYSMRHSLSMPAIRNSATFRSFEDKMSKVVGSGANGDDERPPPGNNSAF; this is encoded by the exons ATGGACCCTACAAACCGCG ACTCCATGATGGATGAGGCCAGAGGTGGAGCTCTGCCACCAGGCCTGACCGAGGAGGAGGCTCTGGAGCTGCAGCTGGAGCTTACAAAG GTGGATGATGAAATTCAGACGCTGAAGCAGGTTTTGACCGCGAAAGAGAGGCATGCTGGGGAACTGAGGAGGAGACTGGGCATAAGCCCTCTTTCAGAGATAAAAAACAACATCACCAAAGGCTGGCATGAAGTCCAGTCCTCCAATGC TTATATGAGAACCTCACAGACTCTTGGGGACTTGAATCATAGAGTTACGTCATCTAACTT gtaTCTTACAGCTTCTGCCACTCTGGAGGACATTAGCCGTTCTGACGC GTATAAGAAGACTCAGGAGACTTTCTCCCAGGCTGGTCAGCTGACTTCATCAGCTTTGTCCACAATGGGCTCGGCTATCAGAAACCGATTTGGAGAAATGAG tAACAACTACTCCATGCGCCACTCCTTAAGTATGCCTGCTATAAG GAACTCTGCAACCTTCAGATCCTTTGAGGATAAAATG TCCAAGGTAGTCGGAAGTGGAGCAAACGGTGATGATGAACGCCCCCCGCCTGGCAACAACTCGGCCTTCTGA